The DNA sequence ggcaaggcggcggcggcggtggaggagtcTGAGTTggatggggaagaggaggacgctGCCGTGGAGCGCGTTGGCGGCTCTGCCACGCTCGATCGGCTTTTCGAGCAGCTGGGGCGGGTgtcggccgctgccgccggggACGTGACgtcgcggccgcagcggctgcacgcGCTGTTGGGGCGGCTACATCACTACGCGGCGCGTCACGTTGTGGAGGTGACAAAGGCGTTTCggctcgtcctcgtcgaggCGGAGCGCAGTTTTCTGCGAGGCCCCCGTCGAGGCGGCATGCGCCAGTCCCTCCTCGTGTACCTCTACGCCATCTCAAAGATTTTTCCGGCGTCCGACTACCGCCACGCGGTGATGACGCCATTTCTCCTGTTTTTATGCTCAGCCCTCATGCAGATGCGGCTGGACTCGCTCGACGCAGTGCACAGCTACCTGGTCCTCGCCACCCTGCTCCTGCACTGCCTCAAGGCGGGGTGTGGGAGGTTCTGCGCGGAGGTAGTGGTGGCAGCACTCAACGTGCTAGCGCTCCAGCTACCACGTGTGGCACTCGAGCCAGCGCGCTACCAGGGCACAGTGCTGCCGATGCCCCTGCTGGAGCGCACTGAGCAGGCCCTGCTGGTCTCCTCTGCGTCCTTGGCCACGCCGCCAGAGAGCGATGATGCCACCGCGCAACGGCCACCGTACCAGGTGGGGCTGTTTGACACTGCCCACTCCCCGGAGCGCCTCCTGCTGTGCGCGTAccggctgctggaggaggtgtgcgacctgcaccgcagcacccCCGCCCTCCCTGCCATGTGCGTTAGGCCCTTTTTGGCactggatgcgctgctgctgcggccgccgccgttgtcgtCAGCGGCGTCGGTGTGGACGCCGTCTACGGCGGTACGCCTCGCCCACGAGGCCCTCGCAGTGAAGATGAGGGATGTGGCGAGGCACGTCGAGGCGCATCGCACGCCGCTTGCCATGCGCACGTTCCGGCCGCGGCCCCTGCGCCAGTTCGACCCGCTTCTGGCGGAGCGCGAGGGGAATGCAGTGAAGAACGAAGTCCGCCTGATAAAGCGCGACATCCGCGAGGACAAGAAGCGGCTGATACGCCATCTGACGGCCGAGGCAAccgtgcagcggcgggcgCAGGAGAAGCGGCACGCCGTGGACGAAGCGTTGCGCGAGAAGCGGTACCACAACGTAATGagccagctgcagcagcagcagcactcaATGAACATGGTGGAGTCCCTGAAGGTACGCGCCAAGTCCAAGTCACGCAAGGGCTTAAGCGCTGTGCCCACCACTTCTTCATCCGCTGACGCGGGCGAGGAATGAAAGCGTCTGCTGAGGCTGAACGTAGACGCACTCGTAGGCAAATGAACTAACTGCACACACCggtgtctgtctctctctctctctctctctctctctgtgtgctcGACTAACGCCTGTTTCCGTTAAAGAGGCGAAAAGACAAAAGTCTacgaagggggagaagcgaCCACTGACGCGATGGCGCGTCGGCCTCCGCTCACTGAGGGGGCAGAGTagaggaaaggcagaggGACAAGGCCGTCAAGGGGCAGTGGTGTGATGGGCCACGCTTCTTGAGGGCCCTTGTCTAGTCTCATTCTCTGCTAAAGCGCTCAGACCCATCGCGGCCTCGCAAGCGAGCTCTGCCACCGCGACGGTGCGGTAGACTCACGGATGTCTACCCAGACTAAAGTCTATGGCGGCCTGAagtgcgcgtgcgccagcagcggcggctcttCGCCCGGGTTTGTTGCGCCTCACAcaacgagaggaggaggggagagagtggcACGCGAGGACATGCAACGACGCACAGGTGTGCCGTGTATTCTGCAGGTGTCTTGATCGGGCGTCCAAAGTgacctccccctctcaccccttGGCTGCTACGCACGACTCTCTGTCTGTCCACACACGCAATCctgccgcccccccccccccgtgtTACGAGAGCaacttttccccctttcactTCAATTTTGCTCTCTCCACTGttctgctgcccccctccctcccacgcTCATTTCTTCACGCGCCTACGCAGGGCCCAAATCCGCCCGATCCTTCTACCTGAGCAACCTAGtatcgccaccgctgcagccgcacgcgcgcaccaATACTTGCCCTGCGGCCCTTTCTCGCTGTTGTCTTCACGACGCTGCCCATTGCTTCGTGTTGTTGCTCTCCCAGCGACCTAACTGTCTCCGCGATGTCCGCCAAGACAGCGACCCCCCTGTCGGAGCGCAGTTTCGCTGACCGGTTTGCGCGCAGTCatgccggtgccgccacggcggcagGGGTTCTCGAGATTGCCTTTTTCCACCCGTTCGACACGACGGCGAAGCGGCTGATGGCGAACAAAGGGTCCATCATGCGCGGCTCTGTGCCGGACACGCTCGCCAACCTCAACGAAATCGTCTTTAAGAAGCACGCCAGCGCTGGATTCGCGCGAAAGGTGGCGTACCTCTACCCAGGCTCCCTGTACGCCGTCGTGTACAAGGTGTTTCAGCGCGTGTACAAGTTCGCTGGGCAGCCGCTCGTGCGCGACTTCCTCAGCTCCAATTACCACGACGGGTTCAAGCGGTACTTTGGAAAGGCGCACCGGGTTATGGAAGACGCGACAGCCGGCTGCCTCATTGGCCTTGGGGAGGTCatcctgctgccgctggatCGGCTGAAGGTGTTGAGCCAGACAAACGAGGCCGCCATGCAGAacgggctgctgccgctgttgcgccAGGAGGGCGTCCGTGGGATGTACTCGGGCACCGTCGTGACGATGTGCCGCAACGCCCCCGGCTCCTTCTGCCTGTTTGGTGGCG is a window from the Leishmania panamensis strain MHOM/PA/94/PSC-1 chromosome 2 sequence genome containing:
- a CDS encoding mitochondrial carrier protein, putative (TriTrypDB/GeneDB-style sysID: LpmP.02.0550), whose amino-acid sequence is MSAKTATPLSERSFADRFARSHAGAATAAGVLEIAFFHPFDTTAKRLMANKGSIMRGSVPDTLANLNEIVFKKHASAGFARKVAYLYPGSLYAVVYKVFQRVYKFAGQPLVRDFLSSNYHDGFKRYFGKAHRVMEDATAGCLIGLGEVILLPLDRLKVLSQTNEAAMQNGLLPLLRQEGVRGMYSGTVVTMCRNAPGSFCLFGGAAFMKGYIFGLSDYHHATVFQNMCASTVGACLSIAVSNPMDVVKTRVQRQTVAERCNAVATAAAMLKEEGVSSFFKGLTPKVIASAPKLIFAYTMTECFFKLMNVSAKH